The genomic segment AAAAAAAATTTTTGAAAAGATATCGTATCGAGACCGTCCAGACGGATTGATTGCAGTAGCAAAAACACCCAATCCTGTTTACGATTGGAATCTGATAAAGGATCTATCTTTCAATCCTATATTAATCATTGAAGGTGTAGAGAAGCCTGGAAATTTAGGGACAATTCTCCGAACGGCAGAAGGAGCAGGAGTAAAGCTCGTCCTTGTGACCGATCCAAAAATTGATTTATTCAATCCAAATGTTGTCAGAGCAAGTACCGGTACTTTGTTCACTTTACCAATTTTTCTATCGCCTTTAGATGAACTCACGAAGAATCTAAAGAAATTTTCTTATCAAATTTTTGCAGTTACTCCCGAAGGAAGAACGCTCTACACTAGCGCAAATCTTTGTGAAAAAAGTGCGTTCCTGTTTGGCAGTGAACAGTATGGACTTTCCGCAGAAGCAAAAAAAACAAGCCATGATACACTTTTTCTACCTATGTTCGGAGAGGCAGATTCTTTAAATTTGGCAATGTCATGTGGCATTGTCTTATATGAAAGTTTAAGACAAAACAAAAAGGGAATCATTTGAAAATCTATTACTATTCTTCAGGCCATGGATATGGACATATCAGTCGAAGCTCAGTCATACTCTTAGAACTCTTAAAGTGTCCTCAAATAGAAGAAATTCATTTAGTTTCCGATAGAATCTCATTCATTGATTGGGAACATCCAAAATTAAAAAAAAGAAAAGTGAACTTGGATTTAGGAGTGATACAAAAAGACTCCTTGTCTATTGATCTAAAGGCAACCGAAGCAAACTTACAAACATTTGAGAAAGACAAACACAAATTAATTCAATCTGAATCGAAATATTGCAGAGAGAATAGTATAAAATTGATCATGAGTGATGTAAGCTCTTTACCAATGGTCATTGCTGTAGAGGCGGAAATTCCTTCGATCTTCATTGGCAATTTCACTTGGGATTTTATCTATAGACATTATGCAAACCAATCAAGTTATTTCTCTTATATCGCCGATCTATATGCAACCGAATATTCCTTTGCAACGGAGGCATTGTTTTTACCTTTAACTTGTTCGATGCCTTCCTTTCTTGAGACCAAAAACATTGGCTTCGTAGGAAGAAAACCAAATGTGAGTAAAGAAGAGGCAAAGAATTCTTTTGGATTTCGATCGGACAAAACGTACATTCTCATGTCCTTTGGTGCCTATGGACTTTCTGGATTCCCACTCAATCTAGAAAAATTGTCTGATGAGATTGTTTTAGTCGCTTCAGGTGTCCCTGGCCTAGTGGATAATAGAATTTTTGTCCCGAGAGAAGGACACTACCCAGATCTGGTAAGCGCATGTGATTTTGTCTTAACAAAACCTGGCTACGGAATTATTTCCGAATGTGTGTATGCGAAAACTCCCATTCTATACACAGAAAGAGGAGATTTTGCAGAATACCCAGTATTAACCAATTGGCTGGATACGTTTTTTCCTTCTTCCTATATTTCTCACGAACAAATTTCTAACTGTGATTTCAATGGATCAATTTCTAGTATTGACAATTCTCTATGGACTACTAAATTGAAGGAGATTCTATACGATGGCGAAAAAACAGTCGTCGAACAGGTATTAGAATATTCGTAATATATGCCCAGTCCAGATTCCTACACCGATAAGATTTTACAAGAATTAGAAGCCAATGAAAACGGATTCTTTCAAATCGAAAATAAAGTTGGGAAAGCATATTTGAGAGTTACCAAAGGTGGCGCAAAAGGCAAACGCGTAGACCTAAAAGATGTAATTTCTCGGATCAAACTATTCGGTGTGGAAGATTACGATACCGAGCAGATCAAAAAATTGATCCTTCTTGCAGATGGAAGGGAAACTGAAATAGGCCATTGGTCAAAGGGGCAACCTGAAGATTCCTATATTGACATCCATATATCAGAAGACTCTATGTCAGCAAAGCTGATCCTCTATCCCCCGAAACATGGTGGTGAGCTCATGACTGAACATAAGCTACGAGAAACCATCGCAAGCCAAGGGATCAGTGTTGGCATTATAGATTCGGTTCTTCAGTCCCTGATCCGTGAACCTATTTTTCATAGTCCCATCGAGTTTGCAAAAGGTCTTCCTCCTGTCCTAGGCCGAGATGGCGAAATCAAATTATATTTTAGGTCTGAGAACAAGCCAAATTTAGAAGAGGATGAACATGGCCGAATAGACTATAAAAATATAGCAATGATCCAATCCGTGAAAGAAAATACGCTTCTTGCGGAAATCATTCCGCCGAAACAAGGAAGTCCAGGCCGTACAGTCAAATCAGAAAGTTTAGAACCACCACACCCTAAGTCAGTTTCATGGATCATCGGAAACAATGTAGAAGAGAAAGATGGCAAATTATTTTCGAAAATTGCAGGCCGCCCTGTCCTAGATAAATCGGGTGAGATCCGAGTAGATGAAGTGATCAATTTAGAGGCGGTCGATTATTCAACAGGGAATGTTGATTTCCCTGGAACAATCATCGTAGAACAAAAAATAGGTGATGGTTTCTCCCTAAATACGAACGGCAGTATCATAGTTAACCAATCCGTAGGTAAAGCTTTTCTCAAAGCTAAAGGGGATATCGTCATTTCAGGCGGCTTTATGGGAAGAGGAGAAGGATTCCTCGAATCGGATAGCAATGTATATGTTAAATTTGTAGAACAAGGTAAAATCAGCGCTGGAGGCAGTATATTTATTGAAGAAGCCTCCATGCATTCTGAATTGTCAGCCAAAGATATGATCCAAGCCTCCGGTGGTAGAGGTGAACTCATTGGGGGAACAATCATCGCCGCCAATTCCATCGTCTGTCAAAAATTAGGTGCCGTTGTGGAGACAAAAACAAAATTAGCCATTGGAACTCCGCCAGAATTATTGGAGGAGTTGAACCGAATGAAATTAGAGATCAATGAAAAAGGTTCCACTCTAAAAAAAGTCCAACTAACTATACAAAAACTGGTAGAACAATCCCAAAAAAAAGAGCTAAAAGAAGATGAAAAGGATATGCTCTTAAAGCTAAAGGAAGCCAATGAAAAGTATAGTACCTTACTGGAAACCTTACAAAAACAATTTGATACTGCACTTGGTTCCTTCGAACCTAACAAGGCGGCTTACGTAGAAATCCAAAGAGAAATGTTTCCCGGAGTTGAAATTAGTTTTGGAGTAGGAAAAATCTACAGAAGCCCTTTCAATTCAATGATAGGAAAAACAAGCTTGCAGTTAGGACAAGATGGTAGCATTCAGACAGAACGTATGCAACGTTAGTCTTGTATGATGGCATCGTCATCTTCTTTTGAATCCGACTTTATGTCCTTATCAACCATTCTCGTTAATTCTTTGCCTTGTTTTTTCCGTTTCTCAAGTTTGATCTGGTTCAAAGAAGATTTAGAAAATACAACCCATCGTTTGTTGCTAAAACCATTTACCTTACGAAATTCAAAATCGGAAGATGGTAATAACTGATAGTTTAGAGCAACGTTTTCAAAAGAAATCTCCGGAATACGAGACCAATCGAAGTAGTTCCCCTCTTCATCAAATTCGATTTCTTTTTGTACTTCGCCAAACACGATCTCCACATTTTTCTCAGTTGAAAAAACATAGAAACTCGTTCTGGAATAGTGTGAAACCACCGACTTTACAGAATTATATTTTGATATAACCAACAATGCTTCATCCGGCTTGATACGCCCCAAAGCATCGCGTAAATCAGAAGCAAATTCTTTCAATTCGGTTTCATCGAAAATATAATTTACAAGCACCCCAAGAGAGGTCTCTCGTCTATACTTCAAATTGCCTAAAAGATCGATTATCTTTTCTTCCGTGATGTCGATCGGGTGGACAAAAGACTGAGGCAAACTACCTTCCGTCTTTGTTTTGATCTTTTCTCTTTTTACACTATAAGTCGCAAAATTATTGTTATGGTATAAAAGCTGTTTTGTCTGAGTGCCAGTAGCACATCCGAAGAAAAACGTTACATAAACAATGGCAAAAAAAGAGAAACGTGAAATTGATTTCATTTTAAGGGTCCAAAGATTTTTTGAATTCAGGAAATTTGGAGACGTATTCATCTAGGGTAAGGATAGAAAGAATATGGTTTAAGCCAGACAAACGAAAGACTGAATTCAGATTTTTATTTAGGTTGGTTACGAAAATTTCAATACCTTTATTGTGTAAGGCAGAGGAAGCCTTGATCACTGCACCAATTCCAGAAGAATCCAAAAATTTCACGGAACCAAAATCCATACTGATCTTGGCAAATGTTCTTCCTTCCAAGGCTTTCTCAAACTCTTGGTAAAATTCCCTAGAATTCTCCATGAGGATGTCCCTTTGGATGGAAAACAAAAGGTGGCTGTCAGATTGGTGGATTTGTATTAGCATTTCAGGGTTATATGAACCAGTTAAGCATTAAGATAATGGCATCCGAATTTGTGTCAAGAAATTCGAGACCAGATTCTAGGTAGGCTCTAGGTCAGAGAGCGCAAAGGTTAGATCATGGGGGTGGCCCTCCCTGTCATGGTAGATGACCACCGCATTCTCACCTTGCATATCTTTGATTTCTACAATTGATCCTGTAAAAATGAAGATACCATTGTGTAAAAAAGTACGTTTAGTAATCTTTACCTTTTCCCCAACCTGCATCACTCCAATCCCTCAGAATTGAGATATAGATCCTTGCCTGCTTTTTTCATTTGGTCAAAAATACCGATTTGTTTTTGGTCGACTCGAGTGCCGATGTCATACAAGGCATCCTTAAAATTGGCCCCCTCGATTTTAGCACCTGCCAATTTTGTAAACCGCAAGTCAGCTTCCTGGAAATTGGCTCCGGTCAAATCAGCACCGTTAAAGAATGAGGCCTTTAGGTTGGCACCTGAAAAGTTGGCACCAACAAAGCTTGTATTTTGCAAAAACGCATTGTTCATTTTCGCTCCAGAGAAATCCACTCCATCAAAGTTTTCCTTCTCTAGCATAACACTGGATAGATCAGCTCCACGCAAATGGCCTTGTGTCTTTAAAAGCTCTAGAACTTTTGCTTTTGTAACTCTCTTTTCGGGAGGAACAGACCCTCCCGTTTCCCAATCCTCGACTGCCTTGTGTAAAGCGGCAACCGCAGACTGGGGGTAGTTTTTCCGTCGCTCAGGGAATTCAAATAGTGTTTCTAGGGTGCCAGGTGTAAGTGCTTTAAGATCGGCCATGGACTTGCCTTTTGCATATTCAGTGGCCATGGCAAGTGCCACAATCCCAAAGCCACAACCTGTAGTGGTGTAGCTTGCATCCTCTACGAGTCCTGTATCATTTACCTTTAGGTAAATCCTGTAACCATCACCGCAGCCGGTGTTCCGGTAATAGGACACAACGTTCGCGTCCTCCATTTCACGGTAGTTCAACCGCTGGTCATTGATTTCCTTATACTTTGCGAAGTCCATCACTGCCATATTGGGATCACCTCTTCGGATTAGACCTAATCCGTAGACCGAAAGGTCTTATTTCATTTTATATTTTTTCTTAAATTTATCCACTCGGCCTGTTGTATCGACTACTTTCGATTTACCAGTAAAGAATGGATGGCAATTAGAGCAAATTTCGATGCTCATGTCACCAGCATAGGAACGTGTTTCGATCACATTGCCACATGCACATTTGATTTTTGCGGAAACGTATTTTGGATGAATGTCTGCCTTCATAATGGTCCCTCTAATTTGTATTCATACTCGCCAAAAACTGATCATTTGTTTTGGCAGAACGCATCTTTTCGATTAATAATTCCATACTTTCGGTAATACTCATAGGAGAAAGTACTTTTCGGAGGATAAAGACTCGGGTAAGGACATCTTGTGGAAGGAGAAGTTCTTCCTTTCGCGTGCCGGAACGGTTGATGTCGATGGCTGGGAAAATTCGTTTGTCGGCCAACTTTCGGTCTAAATGGATCTCCATATTGCCCGTTCCCTTGAACTCCTCGAAGATAACTTCGTCCATTCTAGAACCAGTATCGATAAGAGCGGTGGCTATGATGGTCAAAGAACCACCTTCTTCAATATTCCTTGCCGCTCCAAAGAATCTCTTCGGTTTATGGAGTGCATTGGAGTCAACACCTCCTGATAGGATTTTGCCGGAGGTCGGAACAACTTGGTTGTAAGCTCTCGCAAGCCTTGTGATGGAGTCTAGTAGGATCACGACATCTTTTCCATGTTCCACGAGGCGTTTTGCTTTTTCGATGACCATCTCGGCCACTTGGACGTGTCTTTGGGCTGGTTCGTCAAAGGTAGAACTAACGACCTCTCCTTTTACATGGCGGGCCATGTCGGTTACCTCTTCTGGTCGTTCATCAATCAGAAGAACAATGAGAAAAATTTCTGGGTGGTTTCTCGTGATGGCATTCGCAATCGACTGCATGAGGACTGTCTTTCCTGTACGAGGTGGTGCCACAATTAAGGCCCTCTGCCCTTTCCCGATAGGACACATTAGGTCAATCACTCGAGTATCCAAATGGCTTGGGTCAAACTCCATATTGATTTTTTCATTTGGATAGAGAGGTGTGAGGTTATCAAAGAGGTTTCGCTTTTGTGCTACTTCCACTGGGTAGCCATTGATGGACTCTACGCGTAGCATCGCAAAGAATCGTTCTGCCTCCTTTGGGGGACGGATCAATCCTTCTACAGTATCTCCCGTACGCAAACCAAAGAGTTTGATTTGAGAGGGTGAAACA from the Leptospira ryugenii genome contains:
- a CDS encoding STAS domain-containing protein, translating into MLIQIHQSDSHLLFSIQRDILMENSREFYQEFEKALEGRTFAKISMDFGSVKFLDSSGIGAVIKASSALHNKGIEIFVTNLNKNLNSVFRLSGLNHILSILTLDEYVSKFPEFKKSLDP
- the rho gene encoding transcription termination factor Rho, yielding MASRKQEEVQYNNPEDQPEYSNNGIMDQEESSEPPKHFKKKKNRYEGPIPPPLDLVELKKKNINELADLAKGLGVENTHGLKKQNLMFALLQAQTEKDGQVHAAGVMEKLPDGYGFLRSPDYNYVPGPDDIYVSPSQIKLFGLRTGDTVEGLIRPPKEAERFFAMLRVESINGYPVEVAQKRNLFDNLTPLYPNEKINMEFDPSHLDTRVIDLMCPIGKGQRALIVAPPRTGKTVLMQSIANAITRNHPEIFLIVLLIDERPEEVTDMARHVKGEVVSSTFDEPAQRHVQVAEMVIEKAKRLVEHGKDVVILLDSITRLARAYNQVVPTSGKILSGGVDSNALHKPKRFFGAARNIEEGGSLTIIATALIDTGSRMDEVIFEEFKGTGNMEIHLDRKLADKRIFPAIDINRSGTRKEELLLPQDVLTRVFILRKVLSPMSITESMELLIEKMRSAKTNDQFLASMNTN
- a CDS encoding LA_1326/LA_4305 family lipoprotein translates to MKSISRFSFFAIVYVTFFFGCATGTQTKQLLYHNNNFATYSVKREKIKTKTEGSLPQSFVHPIDITEEKIIDLLGNLKYRRETSLGVLVNYIFDETELKEFASDLRDALGRIKPDEALLVISKYNSVKSVVSHYSRTSFYVFSTEKNVEIVFGEVQKEIEFDEEGNYFDWSRIPEISFENVALNYQLLPSSDFEFRKVNGFSNKRWVVFSKSSLNQIKLEKRKKQGKELTRMVDKDIKSDSKEDDDAIIQD
- a CDS encoding glycosyl transferase; protein product: MKIYYYSSGHGYGHISRSSVILLELLKCPQIEEIHLVSDRISFIDWEHPKLKKRKVNLDLGVIQKDSLSIDLKATEANLQTFEKDKHKLIQSESKYCRENSIKLIMSDVSSLPMVIAVEAEIPSIFIGNFTWDFIYRHYANQSSYFSYIADLYATEYSFATEALFLPLTCSMPSFLETKNIGFVGRKPNVSKEEAKNSFGFRSDKTYILMSFGAYGLSGFPLNLEKLSDEIVLVASGVPGLVDNRIFVPREGHYPDLVSACDFVLTKPGYGIISECVYAKTPILYTERGDFAEYPVLTNWLDTFFPSSYISHEQISNCDFNGSISSIDNSLWTTKLKEILYDGEKTVVEQVLEYS
- the rpmE gene encoding 50S ribosomal protein L31 produces the protein MKADIHPKYVSAKIKCACGNVIETRSYAGDMSIEICSNCHPFFTGKSKVVDTTGRVDKFKKKYKMK
- a CDS encoding DUF342 domain-containing protein, with amino-acid sequence MPSPDSYTDKILQELEANENGFFQIENKVGKAYLRVTKGGAKGKRVDLKDVISRIKLFGVEDYDTEQIKKLILLADGRETEIGHWSKGQPEDSYIDIHISEDSMSAKLILYPPKHGGELMTEHKLRETIASQGISVGIIDSVLQSLIREPIFHSPIEFAKGLPPVLGRDGEIKLYFRSENKPNLEEDEHGRIDYKNIAMIQSVKENTLLAEIIPPKQGSPGRTVKSESLEPPHPKSVSWIIGNNVEEKDGKLFSKIAGRPVLDKSGEIRVDEVINLEAVDYSTGNVDFPGTIIVEQKIGDGFSLNTNGSIIVNQSVGKAFLKAKGDIVISGGFMGRGEGFLESDSNVYVKFVEQGKISAGGSIFIEEASMHSELSAKDMIQASGGRGELIGGTIIAANSIVCQKLGAVVETKTKLAIGTPPELLEELNRMKLEINEKGSTLKKVQLTIQKLVEQSQKKELKEDEKDMLLKLKEANEKYSTLLETLQKQFDTALGSFEPNKAAYVEIQREMFPGVEISFGVGKIYRSPFNSMIGKTSLQLGQDGSIQTERMQR
- a CDS encoding pentapeptide repeat-containing protein, with the protein product MAVMDFAKYKEINDQRLNYREMEDANVVSYYRNTGCGDGYRIYLKVNDTGLVEDASYTTTGCGFGIVALAMATEYAKGKSMADLKALTPGTLETLFEFPERRKNYPQSAVAALHKAVEDWETGGSVPPEKRVTKAKVLELLKTQGHLRGADLSSVMLEKENFDGVDFSGAKMNNAFLQNTSFVGANFSGANLKASFFNGADLTGANFQEADLRFTKLAGAKIEGANFKDALYDIGTRVDQKQIGIFDQMKKAGKDLYLNSEGLE
- a CDS encoding TrmH family RNA methyltransferase — translated: MNIQEITSFSNPKVKWVSSLKDKKFRDQEGKFFIEGFREISKAIFGNQKNTNCFRIQIDCLFISPDCFLGNQETQLIKSANCPVYQLPKKIFEKISYRDRPDGLIAVAKTPNPVYDWNLIKDLSFNPILIIEGVEKPGNLGTILRTAEGAGVKLVLVTDPKIDLFNPNVVRASTGTLFTLPIFLSPLDELTKNLKKFSYQIFAVTPEGRTLYTSANLCEKSAFLFGSEQYGLSAEAKKTSHDTLFLPMFGEADSLNLAMSCGIVLYESLRQNKKGII